The Amia ocellicauda isolate fAmiCal2 chromosome 16, fAmiCal2.hap1, whole genome shotgun sequence nucleotide sequence AACGTATTATTGCTATAATACgttttatgtaaatatgtaaaacCTATATAGTGCTTTTACCATATTTATTTCATAGTTAATAATCAGTTCTCTTCTATACAAGCCAGATTTGTGTATTTAcagttttatgatttgttttttttcagacggatgtttccatttttaagttttaatatTTCTGGTCTTGACCCGACGGCGCATTATAATATTTTTGTGGATGTGATTCTGGCCGACCCCAATCACTGGCGATTCCAGGGAGGGAAGTGGGTTCCATGTGGCAAAGCGGACACCAATGTGCAAGGCAAGTTCtcccaattaaccaattaacacTCGCATAACAGAGATAGGTgagaattattaattaaaaaatcacGGATTCAACAGGGGCCATATTGACTGTTCAATATGGAAACCCGAGGTCAATCCGCGTAGAGCTGAAATCGCCAAACCGCACTGCCAAGAAAAGGCAAATGCAATTTTTACggactttttaatttttaaatttagatttgttttaccTTAAAGGATAAACTTATTCCTATGCAATAAATGACCTCGATTTGTGGTTTCTTACAGGAAACCGGGTTTATATGCATCCAGATTCTCCGAATACAGGAGCTCACTGGATGCGGCAGGAGATTTCCTTTGGAAAACTAAAGTTAACAAATAACAAAGGGGCATCTAACAACACGGGTCAGGTAAGTTGTTCATCAAAATTCACACCTACATACATTTATGTCCAAGTTTCAAATTCAGCTTTGAAAATCTAATTtatcatgcttttttttttcaagattcaaattttaataagaAAGCATTGCAGTCTTGACAGGATGTTTTTATGTATACTAGGGTGCCATATTCTGTCGAGATGCTGTCTGACAGgctaaaaagtgttttttttttggggggggggggaggtttgGTGGCGAAAGTAATAACCCAGAACAATGTGGCGGTGTATAATACTAATTTTCATCGGTCCACTTGATTTTGTCTCTGCAGATGGTGGTTTTACAGTCGCTACACAAGTACCAGCCCAGGTTGCACGTAGTGGAGGTGAATGAGGATGGCACAGAAGACACCAGCCAGCCGGGCAGAGTCCAGACCTTCACTTTCCCGGAGACGCAGTTCATCGCTGTCACGGCTTACCAGAACACCGATGTAAGAACTGCGGTCACAAATAACACCGTCAAGTTCATTGAAAAAAGCTGTTAAATGTTAATTTTTTGTAGCAATAGAGGAATTTGTTTAACTGATACATAGGCTATATGAAAAGGACGTTTCCCTGCTTTGGTCCAATACATGTAAAGCAGCACATTATATACATTGCCTATACCGTTGCCCCATTTTGCCTAGAATATAGGCAACACCTGTAGTCTACTAGGATTTTTAACTCGGTTGAAATTGGTTTAATGCCCATTTTAAATACTAAAACTTAAATCGGGTTTCTGCTGATGCGCTATTATaagttataatttttttttaagatttgtttttcatcctatttttattttcagataacACAATTGAAAATCGACCACAATCCGTTTGCAAAAGGATTTCGGGACAACTACGACACGTAAGATGTTCTTGTTTGTTAATCTGTATTTGAAAGCAACGAAGCATGCCCATAAACTatagtaaaaataattattcgATTATATTAGTCTAATGTTCGTTCCATCTATAGATAATGGTTTTAGCACAGGGAGCGAAAACCttttaataatgaatatatttcATACAGCCTCTGGTCTATCTGATTATAGGctaattgaaattaaaatacaatttgagACGTTTGGGTTCAAACTCATCTCCCCATCCTGTACAATATGCACAAATCATGGAAATTGAATACTGTTTAAGGATATGTTGGGTACATGTTCATTTTCGTAaccatttttaattagtttgtctAAATGAACAACTTATGACATTTTAAACGCTACCGATGCCGAAATAGTAATAGTATTTACTACCAACATTGTATTCGAGTTCTCCTTGCATTTCAGATATAGGAGCCCACTAGTCTTCCAGTGTAGcctaatttattttcttctgtagcCTGCTTATATAAAGCAtacatgaaaatgtaatatttgaaaACTTGAAACCTTTGAAATTAGAGGACGCGCAAATCGTCTCTTGCAGTCGATATAATCCATCAGTTTAAATGAAAAGTAGCTATCCGTGCTATTGGATATGTAATGTGAGATTAGCGGATGGGTTTTATGTGTGTGCGTTTGGCCCAGACCCTGGACGTGTTCCTGCAGATTCTTGCAATGTGTGCTGGTGCTCTACTTCTCTGTATAGGCCTACAGTTATGTGCTTTATACATTGATCGGATACATTATACATGTTTCAATGTACCTGAGTGAAGGAGGGGGATTGAAGTGACCTTTTTATTATCTTTTATTACAAACCTTTGAACTGTTGCTAGCAAACATTTTTAGAAACCGTTTTGGGAAGAAATGGCTATATCTATATTATTCACATTGAGCTTCTGTGTCCAAATGCAAGTGGGGGCAGTTTAATGTGTGCATATGTAGTGTAGATTGTAAtttaacaataatttaaaatattacaattattttagaCGAACCATGTTATAGGCTATAACCCCTggcctgttttgtgttttgaaggATCTACACCGGCTGCGACATTGACCGGTTGACTCCGTCGCCCAGTGACTCTCCCCGCTCTCAGATAGTGCCCGGTGCCCGCTATGCCATGGCTGGGTCTTTCCTGCAGGACCAGTTTGTCAGCAGCTATGCCAAATCCCGCTTCCACCCCGGCGCCGGGGCCGGTCCAGGAGCGGACCGCAGCGTCCCACACAGCAACAGCCTGCTCTCCCCGCAGCCAGCCGAGGACACTGCAGCGGCCTCCCCGCAGCGCTGGTTCGTCACCCCGGCCAACAACCGACTGGACTTCGCCGCCTCGGCCTACGATGCCGCCGCCGCTGCGGATTTCGCCGGCAACGCGGCCACTCTGCTGTCTTACGCCGCTGCCGGAGTAAAGGCCCTTCCGTTGGCCACAGCAGGCTGCTCGGGGAGGCCCTTGGGTTACTACACAGACCCCTCTGGGTGGGGGGCCCGCACCCCGCCACAGTACTGCAGCAAATCCGGCTCGGTCCTCTCCTGCTGGCCCCCCAACAGTGCGGGCAGCAGGACGGGCACCGCCAACTCCTATCTCGGGGACGAGGGCGACAGTCTCGCAACAGAGAGGTCTCCGCTAGGGGGGTCTGAAGAGGCCAAACCCAAAGACCTGTCGGAATCTAGTTGGATAGAAACCCCTTCTTCTATCAAATCCATCGATTCTAGCGATTCTGGGATTTTTGAGCAGGCCAAACGCCGGCGGATTTCACCCGCCGCCACGCCGGTGTCCGACACGGCCTCCCCGCTGAAGAGTGAGGCGCTGACGCAGAGGGAGTGCGAGAAGAACTGCGCAAAGGACCTTGGGTACTATAGTTTCTACTCGCATAGCTA carries:
- the tbr1b gene encoding T-box brain protein 1b; the protein is MQLEHCLSPSIMLSKKFLNVNSSYPNSGGSELALQDHPIISSTDNLERSSPLKKISRGMTNQSEADNFPGSKDAPGDVQRSKLSPVLDGVSEIRHNFDGSAAERYLLSQSSQHQPASAAPSAMFPYPSQHGPAHPAFSIGSPSRYMAHHPVITNGAYNSLLSNTSPQGYPAAGYPYAQQYGHSYQGGPFYQFSSAQPGLVPGKAQVYLCNRALWLKFHRHQTEMIITKQGRRMFPFLSFNISGLDPTAHYNIFVDVILADPNHWRFQGGKWVPCGKADTNVQGNRVYMHPDSPNTGAHWMRQEISFGKLKLTNNKGASNNTGQMVVLQSLHKYQPRLHVVEVNEDGTEDTSQPGRVQTFTFPETQFIAVTAYQNTDITQLKIDHNPFAKGFRDNYDTIYTGCDIDRLTPSPSDSPRSQIVPGARYAMAGSFLQDQFVSSYAKSRFHPGAGAGPGADRSVPHSNSLLSPQPAEDTAAASPQRWFVTPANNRLDFAASAYDAAAAADFAGNAATLLSYAAAGVKALPLATAGCSGRPLGYYTDPSGWGARTPPQYCSKSGSVLSCWPPNSAGSRTGTANSYLGDEGDSLATERSPLGGSEEAKPKDLSESSWIETPSSIKSIDSSDSGIFEQAKRRRISPAATPVSDTASPLKSEALTQRECEKNCAKDLGYYSFYSHS